Proteins encoded together in one Olsenella timonensis window:
- the recG gene encoding ATP-dependent DNA helicase RecG: MGERPAIASAAERVQRTCALSDSVARLRYVRGTREAALARLGIRRVRDLLLHVPHRYLDFTHVEKIAHADVGTDATVVATVDRVVLKRPRPRLQIVELSVVDDTGVLLATFFRQPWVAEQVHEGDVVALSGKVTFGYGFKQMKAPFYEVVTGEGGAGGYARVLPVHPVTEGVSASWMRRIVASALADAGDVCDWLPARLAAKRGLMTLGRALRDVHFPRSVACAGRARRRLAYDELLCLQLALLSRRQIELAGAEPCSHVTDGPHVGALLAALPFTLTEEQRAAADEILADMAAPRVMNRLLLGDVGTGKTAVAAVAIAAVADTGTQAAVMAPTSVLARQYADKLGPVLDAARVSWALVTGSTPAPDRSRIERAAAAGELTVVFGTTALLSEDLEFSALTLVVIDEQHRFGVDQRAALRRKGAGADLLAMTATPIPRTLALSLYGDVDLSRIRRRPRAGAGVTTRVISPTNLDLAWGAIRDATAAGRQAYVVCPLVDDEDDGSALDDVPEPLRGSAERPRAAVPTLEELRVQVLPGVSCDLLHGRMSAAEKDRAMERFRKGETQVLVTTTVVEVGVDVPNATVMVVLDADRFGLATLHQLRGRVGRGDVAGTVFLSCAARRDSRARERLAALEATSDGFELAELDLRLRHEGEVLGYRQSGGVSLEVSDLDADRDLVEWAHADAREIADADPRLVAPAHRAMALEVRDRFGAYFEELERA, encoded by the coding sequence GTGGGGGAGCGCCCCGCCATCGCGTCAGCCGCAGAGAGGGTGCAGAGAACCTGCGCCCTCTCTGACTCTGTGGCGCGCCTGCGCTACGTGAGGGGCACCCGCGAGGCGGCGCTCGCGCGCCTGGGCATCCGTCGCGTGCGCGACCTGCTCCTGCACGTGCCCCATCGCTATCTCGACTTCACGCACGTCGAGAAGATCGCGCATGCCGACGTCGGCACCGACGCCACCGTCGTGGCCACGGTCGACCGCGTGGTGCTCAAGCGGCCCCGGCCGCGGCTGCAGATCGTCGAGCTCTCGGTGGTCGACGACACGGGCGTCCTTCTCGCCACGTTCTTCCGGCAGCCGTGGGTCGCCGAGCAGGTGCACGAGGGCGACGTGGTCGCGCTCTCCGGGAAGGTCACCTTCGGCTACGGGTTCAAGCAGATGAAGGCCCCCTTCTACGAGGTCGTGACGGGGGAGGGGGGCGCCGGGGGCTATGCCCGGGTGCTGCCCGTCCACCCGGTGACCGAGGGGGTCAGCGCGAGCTGGATGCGCAGGATCGTGGCGTCGGCGCTCGCCGACGCGGGAGACGTGTGCGACTGGCTGCCCGCGCGCCTCGCGGCCAAGCGCGGCCTCATGACGCTCGGCCGGGCCCTGCGCGACGTGCACTTCCCGCGCTCGGTTGCCTGCGCCGGGCGCGCGCGGCGCAGGCTCGCCTACGACGAGCTGCTCTGCCTGCAGCTCGCGCTGCTCTCGCGCCGCCAGATCGAGCTGGCGGGCGCCGAGCCGTGCTCCCACGTGACGGACGGGCCGCACGTGGGCGCGCTCCTCGCCGCGCTGCCCTTCACCCTCACCGAGGAGCAGCGCGCGGCGGCGGACGAGATCCTCGCCGACATGGCCGCCCCGCGCGTCATGAACCGGCTGCTCCTGGGAGACGTCGGCACCGGCAAGACGGCCGTCGCCGCCGTGGCGATCGCGGCCGTGGCCGACACCGGCACCCAGGCGGCCGTCATGGCGCCCACCTCCGTGCTCGCCCGCCAGTACGCCGACAAGCTCGGCCCCGTGCTCGACGCCGCGCGCGTGAGCTGGGCGCTCGTCACCGGCTCGACGCCCGCGCCCGACCGCTCCCGGATCGAGCGGGCGGCCGCCGCCGGCGAGCTCACGGTCGTCTTTGGGACGACGGCGCTGCTCTCCGAGGACCTCGAGTTCTCCGCGCTCACGCTGGTCGTCATCGACGAGCAGCATCGCTTCGGCGTCGACCAGCGCGCCGCGCTGCGCCGCAAGGGCGCCGGCGCGGACCTGCTCGCCATGACCGCGACGCCCATCCCGCGCACGCTCGCCCTCTCGCTCTACGGCGACGTGGACCTCTCGCGCATCCGCCGCCGCCCGCGCGCCGGGGCGGGCGTGACCACGCGCGTCATCTCGCCCACCAACCTCGACCTCGCCTGGGGGGCGATCCGCGACGCCACGGCGGCGGGACGGCAGGCCTACGTGGTCTGCCCGCTCGTCGACGACGAGGACGACGGCTCGGCCCTCGACGACGTGCCCGAGCCGCTGCGCGGGTCCGCGGAGCGGCCGCGCGCGGCGGTCCCCACCCTAGAGGAGCTGCGCGTCCAGGTCCTGCCGGGCGTCTCCTGCGACCTCCTCCACGGGCGGATGTCGGCGGCCGAGAAGGACCGGGCCATGGAGCGCTTCCGCAAGGGCGAGACCCAGGTGCTCGTGACCACCACGGTCGTGGAGGTGGGGGTGGACGTGCCGAACGCCACGGTCATGGTCGTCCTCGACGCCGACCGGTTTGGCCTGGCCACCCTCCACCAGCTCCGGGGCCGCGTCGGTCGCGGCGACGTGGCGGGGACGGTGTTCCTCTCCTGCGCGGCGAGGCGCGACAGCCGCGCGCGCGAGCGCCTCGCGGCGCTCGAGGCGACCTCGGACGGCTTCGAGCTCGCCGAGCTCGACCTGCGTCTGCGCCATGAGGGCGAGGTCCTGGGGTATCGTCAGAGCGGTGGCGTCTCGCTCGAGGTCTCCGACCTCGACGCCGACCGCGACCTCGTGGAGTGGGCGCACGCCGACGCCCGGGAGATCGCGGACGCCGACCCGCGCCTCGTCGCCCCCGCGCACCGCGCGATGGCGCTCGAGGTGCGCGACAGGTTCGGGGCCTACTTCGAGGAGCTGGAGCGAGCATGA
- a CDS encoding RsmD family RNA methyltransferase encodes MRIVGGKWRGRRIEAPEGRAVTRPTTDRMRESMASQILSACGLDLSGRSVLDAFAGSGAMGLELVSRGAARATFVDRDRRAVARLRRTAASLGAADGEVAALAGDVFSLAPRGLPGAPFDVVFLDPPYALSAERVSSLVDVLARGGQLAPGAVVVYEHAADAPGLDCDALGPARSRTHGITAVDLMVARTEGDTQ; translated from the coding sequence ATGAGGATCGTCGGCGGAAAGTGGCGGGGGCGCAGAATCGAGGCGCCGGAGGGGCGTGCCGTGACGCGGCCGACGACCGACCGCATGCGCGAGAGCATGGCGTCGCAGATCCTCTCGGCCTGCGGGCTCGACCTCTCGGGCCGCTCGGTGCTCGACGCCTTCGCCGGGTCGGGCGCGATGGGGCTGGAGCTGGTCTCGCGCGGGGCCGCGCGGGCGACCTTCGTGGACCGCGACCGTCGCGCCGTGGCGCGCCTCCGGCGCACCGCAGCCTCGCTCGGGGCGGCCGACGGGGAGGTCGCGGCGCTCGCGGGCGACGTGTTCTCGCTCGCCCCCCGCGGGCTGCCCGGGGCCCCGTTCGACGTCGTGTTCCTCGACCCCCCCTACGCGCTCTCGGCCGAGCGGGTGTCGTCGCTCGTGGACGTGCTCGCGCGCGGCGGTCAGCTCGCCCCGGGCGCCGTGGTAGTCTACGAGCACGCCGCCGATGCCCCCGGCCTCGACTGCGACGCCCTGGGCCCCGCCCGCTCCAGGACGCACGGGATCACGGCGGTCGACCTCATGGTCGCGCGCACGGAAGGGGACACCCAATGA
- the coaD gene encoding pantetheine-phosphate adenylyltransferase — MSTDTITHVVVPGTFDPVTLGHIDVIRRTRRLFPRVTVAVAASANKHGRGTTFTLDERVEMIREALVCEGLPDDIEVAPFTGLLVSFARELGAGGVVKGLRAMTDFEYELQQADLNSHLSPDLESVFVMSSPQYGYVSSSIVREIASLGSDVSTLVPANVNARLLERYGR; from the coding sequence ATGAGCACCGATACCATCACCCACGTCGTCGTCCCGGGCACCTTCGACCCGGTGACGCTCGGCCACATCGACGTCATCCGCCGGACGCGCCGGCTCTTTCCGCGCGTGACCGTCGCGGTGGCGGCCTCCGCCAACAAGCACGGCCGCGGCACCACCTTCACGCTCGACGAGCGCGTCGAGATGATCCGCGAGGCCCTCGTCTGCGAGGGGCTGCCCGACGACATCGAGGTCGCGCCCTTCACCGGGCTTCTCGTCAGCTTTGCGCGGGAGCTCGGCGCCGGAGGCGTGGTCAAGGGACTGCGCGCCATGACCGACTTCGAGTACGAGCTCCAGCAGGCCGACCTCAACAGCCATCTGTCGCCGGACCTCGAGAGCGTCTTCGTCATGTCGAGCCCGCAGTACGGCTACGTGTCGTCCTCGATCGTGCGAGAGATCGCGTCGCTGGGCTCCGACGTGAGCACGCTCGTGCCCGCCAACGTCAACGCGCGCCTGCTCGAGCGCTACGGGCGGTAG
- a CDS encoding ATPase, with product MQPGEEIESLVDELEQIVNEAKSPLMDNGQKKIVDAQDVYEILDEIRRVFPQEFSDARRILKEEQEMLDRAQQQANSIIADAQQQAMILAGDQEVVRLAQQQADGIRDQAAQYERDTRYNAEEYADTVLAHLEENLKSLTSSVSRVRQTLDENSGPRNTTNNVPW from the coding sequence ATGCAGCCAGGTGAGGAAATCGAGAGCTTGGTGGACGAGCTCGAGCAGATCGTCAACGAGGCAAAGTCCCCGCTCATGGACAACGGCCAGAAGAAGATCGTGGACGCCCAGGACGTCTACGAGATCCTCGACGAGATTCGCCGGGTCTTCCCGCAGGAGTTCTCCGACGCGCGTCGCATCCTCAAGGAGGAGCAGGAGATGCTCGACCGCGCGCAGCAGCAGGCCAACTCGATCATCGCCGACGCCCAGCAGCAGGCGATGATCCTCGCCGGCGACCAGGAGGTCGTGCGCCTCGCCCAGCAGCAGGCGGACGGCATCCGCGACCAGGCCGCCCAGTACGAGCGCGACACCCGCTACAACGCCGAGGAGTACGCCGACACCGTGCTCGCCCACCTCGAGGAGAACCTCAAGAGCCTCACGAGCTCGGTCTCGCGCGTCCGCCAGACCCTCGACGAGAACTCCGGCCCGCGCAACACCACCAACAACGTGCCCTGGTAG
- a CDS encoding DUF177 domain-containing protein translates to MEPMPFALDERLANAGDTCPLVGHLDERSYELGDHEFELPDGLDYDLVLTNAGEGILATGIVRAHVVGTCDRCLDPAEFDVAGEVDGYYLFHEPERLAEDEDEADYELVSPDNTIDLSASLVSALVMDTPFVVLCRDDCRGLCPVCGANLNEGDCGHAAELEARREAERLESSPFSALAGLDLGTGDGHGSVEE, encoded by the coding sequence ATGGAGCCCATGCCCTTCGCCCTGGACGAGCGCCTCGCGAACGCGGGCGACACCTGCCCGCTCGTCGGTCACCTCGACGAGCGCTCCTACGAGCTCGGCGACCACGAGTTCGAGCTGCCCGACGGCCTCGACTACGACCTCGTCCTCACCAACGCTGGCGAGGGCATCCTCGCGACGGGAATCGTCCGCGCCCACGTGGTGGGCACGTGCGACCGCTGCCTCGACCCCGCCGAGTTCGACGTCGCCGGCGAGGTGGACGGCTACTATCTCTTCCACGAGCCCGAGCGTCTCGCGGAGGACGAGGACGAGGCGGACTACGAGCTCGTCTCGCCCGACAACACGATCGACCTCTCCGCGTCGCTCGTCTCGGCCCTCGTGATGGACACCCCGTTCGTCGTGCTGTGCCGCGACGACTGCCGTGGGCTCTGCCCGGTCTGCGGCGCCAACCTCAACGAGGGGGACTGCGGGCACGCGGCCGAGCTCGAGGCCCGGCGCGAGGCGGAGCGCCTCGAGTCGTCGCCCTTCTCGGCGCTCGCCGGGCTCGACCTCGGCACGGGGGACGGGCACGGTTCCGTCGAGGAGTGA
- the rpmF gene encoding 50S ribosomal protein L32 translates to MAVPKQKKGRGATHSRRSANSKLAAPARSVCPQCGAPKLPHHVCPNCGHYKDREVIVTE, encoded by the coding sequence ATGGCAGTACCCAAGCAGAAGAAGGGCCGCGGCGCCACCCACTCCCGTCGTTCGGCCAACAGCAAGCTCGCGGCTCCGGCCCGCTCCGTGTGCCCGCAGTGCGGCGCCCCCAAGCTCCCGCACCACGTGTGCCCCAACTGCGGCCACTACAAGGACCGCGAGGTCATCGTCACCGAGTAG
- the plsX gene encoding phosphate acyltransferase PlsX, which translates to MTTICVDVMGADKEPEVLLEGVAQALADDPGLEVLVAGSAEVVEPFAASHDRARALVTTEVIAMSEHPANAVRQKKDASIVRAAAAVRAGDADGLFSAGSTGAVLTAATFGVGRIRGIKRPALSLPFPGISGRPTVFLDMGANADVKPDVLVQFAHMGRAYSRAILGVAEPRVGLLCNGSEDTKGSEMALAYHAALEAGDCGFAGNAEGTDLLAGTFDVIVADGFTGNVALKSLEGTGKFVIKRLKAAMEASLANKIGMALLASSLKSLAAEMSGDEYGGAILLGLRAPVVKGHGATSAQAVRKGTLAAAAAVRAGLCDKIAAACDIAG; encoded by the coding sequence ATGACCACCATCTGCGTAGACGTCATGGGCGCCGACAAGGAGCCCGAGGTCCTGCTCGAGGGCGTGGCCCAGGCGCTCGCCGACGACCCTGGACTCGAGGTGCTCGTCGCCGGGTCGGCCGAGGTGGTCGAGCCCTTCGCCGCCTCCCATGACCGTGCTCGCGCCCTCGTGACGACCGAGGTCATCGCGATGTCGGAGCATCCTGCGAACGCCGTTCGCCAGAAGAAGGACGCGAGCATCGTGCGCGCTGCCGCCGCCGTGCGCGCCGGCGACGCGGACGGGCTCTTCTCCGCCGGCTCCACCGGCGCTGTGCTCACCGCCGCCACCTTTGGCGTCGGGCGCATCAGGGGCATCAAGCGCCCTGCGCTCTCCCTGCCGTTCCCGGGGATCTCGGGGCGCCCCACGGTGTTTCTCGACATGGGGGCCAACGCTGACGTCAAGCCAGACGTGCTCGTGCAGTTTGCCCACATGGGCCGCGCCTACTCACGCGCCATCCTGGGCGTCGCCGAGCCGCGCGTGGGCCTGCTCTGCAACGGCTCCGAGGACACCAAGGGCTCGGAGATGGCGCTCGCCTACCATGCCGCGCTCGAGGCCGGCGACTGCGGCTTCGCGGGCAACGCGGAGGGCACGGACCTGCTCGCCGGAACCTTCGACGTGATCGTCGCCGACGGCTTCACCGGCAACGTTGCCCTCAAGTCGCTCGAGGGCACGGGAAAGTTCGTCATCAAGCGCCTCAAGGCCGCGATGGAGGCGTCGCTCGCCAACAAGATCGGCATGGCGCTGCTCGCCTCCTCGCTCAAGTCGCTCGCCGCCGAGATGTCCGGCGACGAGTACGGCGGCGCCATTCTGCTCGGGCTTCGCGCGCCGGTGGTCAAGGGGCATGGGGCCACGAGCGCGCAGGCCGTGCGCAAGGGGACGCTCGCCGCCGCGGCGGCCGTGCGCGCCGGGCTCTGCGACAAGATCGCCGCGGCGTGCGATATAGCTGGATGA
- a CDS encoding acyl carrier protein, with translation MDRDAILAKVIEVVEDTLSLGDDVTLDEATNLKELGADSFDLLELVTALEDEFSMTFEDDAVRTIATVGQVVDAISAAQ, from the coding sequence ATGGACCGTGACGCAATTCTCGCCAAGGTCATCGAGGTCGTCGAGGACACGCTCTCGCTCGGCGACGACGTGACGCTCGACGAGGCCACCAACCTGAAGGAGCTCGGCGCCGACTCGTTCGACCTGCTCGAGCTCGTGACCGCCCTCGAGGACGAGTTCTCCATGACCTTCGAGGACGACGCGGTGCGCACGATCGCCACCGTCGGCCAGGTGGTCGACGCCATCTCCGCAGCACAGTAG
- the rnc gene encoding ribonuclease III: MQARVAEAERVCGHHFENQDLIVSALTHPSASEGRPVSASYERLEFLGDSILGAIVATDLFERFPEMDEGALTQAKISLVSGKMLSSVAGRLGLAPLIVMGESERGTGDRGMHSALENVYEALVGALYLDAGYAATHAFVAATLGPEVSPALAEKPISPKSRLQEITQRDLHCGPEYRLVSEEGPAHDPTFTSVVLVEGRRIGRGTGSSKKSSESAAAVDALVRLGYADEGDFDGSGTTN, from the coding sequence ATGCAGGCGAGGGTGGCCGAGGCCGAGCGGGTCTGCGGCCACCACTTTGAGAACCAGGACCTCATCGTCTCCGCCCTCACGCACCCCTCGGCCTCCGAGGGGCGCCCGGTCTCGGCATCCTACGAGCGCCTCGAGTTCCTCGGTGACTCCATCCTCGGCGCCATCGTCGCGACCGACCTCTTCGAGCGGTTTCCCGAGATGGACGAGGGCGCGCTCACGCAGGCCAAGATCAGCCTCGTCTCGGGCAAGATGCTCTCGAGCGTTGCCGGCCGCCTGGGCCTGGCGCCGCTCATCGTGATGGGGGAGTCCGAGCGCGGCACCGGCGACCGCGGCATGCACTCGGCCCTCGAGAACGTCTACGAGGCGCTCGTGGGCGCCCTCTACCTCGACGCGGGCTACGCGGCGACGCACGCGTTCGTGGCGGCCACGCTCGGCCCCGAGGTCTCCCCCGCGCTGGCCGAGAAGCCCATCAGCCCCAAGTCGCGCCTCCAGGAGATCACCCAGCGCGACCTTCACTGCGGCCCCGAGTACAGGCTCGTCTCCGAGGAGGGGCCGGCGCACGACCCCACGTTCACCTCCGTCGTCCTCGTGGAGGGCAGGCGGATCGGGCGCGGCACGGGCTCCTCGAAGAAGTCCTCGGAGAGCGCCGCCGCCGTCGACGCCCTCGTGCGCCTCGGCTATGCCGACGAGGGAGACTTCGACGGCTCGGGAACCACCAACTAG
- the smc gene encoding chromosome segregation protein SMC, producing the protein MYLKSLTLKGFKSFADRTHMVFDPGLTVVVGPNGSGKSNVSDAILWVLGEQSAKQLRGQAMEDVIFSGSSARSAVGVAEVTLVLDNSDHTLPIDFAEVGITRRMYRSGESEYLINGAPSRLMDVQDILHDSGLGKDTHSIISQGKLDSILSSRPEERRALIEEAADISKHRRRKERSQRKLVSMDENLARAKMLSREIARQLRPLERQVDKAQRARQLEDELKELEVTLAVDDLRRLQQDYARLEARGREADAACELAQYRLDEKSAELEKLQSLLEQKGLFVGDLGEQRRRMQDLLGRMDADMRLLEEKGKNMVSRLSDMRMQLSTMEKQRSDAAEEHEGVAGELSDARVREASLRESLEALSRAAREASERRRAVDEELAGITAEERAARTEADRETLAYAKLEDQISNAEVEDQMFASRLAQLEETARTAEEAIAERDRRVEGLEGELSEERRRESALVASVTGLTTALESARAEHTVAQRELSSAAATLDALRAVDSDVESATPLVAALASDEARVRCRLADLVDADSEVESLVERLLGDDLAALVVGGSDDVAALARRALSLTDREGRAALVASAPAVAPSPSDAPGTPLVSRLRVSDEARPLLEALLGGVRIVADADEAIRSHEAAPEAVYVTLDGVVALPDGRVHVGTAPSGEAGALERKRRIRELEAGMGALEERLAAAVDAVAEAEERLAGAREESAAAKGEIARLQAEISSTTAERGRLEAQLAGAASERAQVTKRREASAERATAARAQIEEHRSAARAARELADELAGRLAERTAEHEEAVRAQGKASKELSDGRLELAMTSERRAGLERRDRELSARVAELDARIDATRRSSRSLEVVRLRVDPLHDRYDAIRERALEWAARLKDRASLAEADSDSLKRTIGDAREAVSAASAELEGARSAATAVKVDLGKLEVQVQGAVNAIVATGAVLDEALECPPPEDREAAERRADSLRSQIESIGPVNAVAMDEYLRLKERFDYIDEQVHDLEDARVSLRKITAAIDRKMRNRFLTVFERVNANFSEIFALLFPGGQAHIEMTDPDNPSETGIEIVAQPRGKRLSKMMLMSGGEKSLTALALLFAVYKVRTVPFYVFDEVEAALDDSNLSKLLDAIERLKATTQLIVISHQRRTMEQADVLYGVSMQADGVSRVVSQRLDQETGKVVDA; encoded by the coding sequence TTGTACCTTAAGTCGCTGACACTCAAGGGGTTCAAGTCCTTCGCGGACCGCACCCACATGGTCTTCGACCCGGGCCTCACCGTGGTCGTGGGCCCCAACGGCTCCGGCAAGTCGAACGTCTCCGACGCGATTCTGTGGGTGCTGGGCGAGCAGAGCGCCAAGCAGCTCCGCGGCCAGGCGATGGAGGACGTCATCTTCTCGGGCTCGTCGGCACGCTCGGCGGTGGGCGTCGCCGAGGTCACGCTCGTGCTCGACAACTCCGACCACACGCTTCCCATCGACTTCGCCGAGGTGGGAATCACGCGGCGGATGTATCGCTCGGGGGAGTCCGAGTACCTGATCAACGGGGCGCCGAGCCGGCTCATGGACGTGCAGGACATCCTCCACGACTCGGGCCTGGGCAAGGACACCCACTCGATCATCTCGCAGGGCAAGCTCGACTCGATCCTCTCGAGCCGCCCCGAGGAGCGCCGCGCGCTGATCGAGGAGGCGGCAGACATATCCAAGCACCGCCGTCGCAAGGAGCGCAGCCAGCGGAAGCTCGTCTCCATGGACGAGAACCTCGCGCGCGCCAAGATGCTCTCCCGCGAGATCGCGCGCCAGCTGCGCCCGCTCGAGCGGCAGGTCGACAAGGCCCAGCGGGCCCGGCAGCTCGAGGACGAGCTCAAGGAGCTCGAGGTGACGCTCGCCGTGGACGACCTGAGGCGGCTGCAGCAGGACTACGCGCGCCTCGAGGCGCGCGGCAGGGAGGCCGACGCCGCCTGCGAGCTCGCGCAGTATCGCCTGGACGAGAAGAGCGCCGAGCTCGAGAAGCTCCAGTCGCTGCTCGAGCAGAAGGGGCTGTTCGTGGGCGACCTCGGCGAGCAGCGCCGTCGCATGCAGGACCTCCTCGGCAGGATGGACGCGGACATGCGCCTTCTCGAGGAGAAGGGCAAGAACATGGTCTCGCGCCTCTCCGACATGCGCATGCAGCTCTCGACGATGGAGAAGCAGCGCTCCGACGCCGCCGAGGAGCACGAGGGCGTGGCCGGAGAGCTCTCGGACGCCCGCGTGCGCGAGGCGAGCCTGCGCGAGTCCCTCGAGGCGCTCTCCCGTGCCGCGCGCGAGGCGAGCGAGCGCCGCCGCGCCGTCGACGAGGAGCTCGCCGGCATCACCGCCGAGGAGCGCGCCGCGCGCACCGAGGCGGACCGCGAGACGCTCGCCTATGCCAAGCTCGAGGACCAGATCAGCAACGCCGAGGTGGAGGACCAGATGTTCGCCTCCCGCCTCGCGCAGCTCGAGGAGACGGCGCGCACGGCCGAGGAGGCCATCGCCGAGCGCGACCGGCGCGTCGAGGGGCTCGAGGGGGAGCTCTCCGAGGAGCGCCGCCGCGAGTCCGCCCTCGTCGCCTCCGTGACGGGCCTCACCACGGCGCTCGAGTCGGCCCGCGCCGAGCACACCGTGGCCCAGCGCGAGCTCTCGTCCGCCGCGGCCACCCTCGACGCGCTGAGGGCGGTGGACTCGGACGTGGAGTCGGCCACGCCGCTCGTCGCCGCGCTCGCCTCCGACGAGGCTCGCGTCAGGTGCCGCCTCGCCGACCTCGTCGACGCCGACTCGGAGGTCGAGTCGCTCGTGGAGCGGCTCCTGGGCGACGACCTCGCCGCCCTCGTCGTCGGCGGCTCGGATGACGTCGCCGCCCTCGCGCGCCGGGCGCTCTCGCTCACCGACCGCGAGGGCCGCGCCGCGCTCGTCGCGTCCGCACCCGCCGTCGCGCCCTCGCCCTCGGACGCCCCGGGCACCCCCCTCGTCTCGCGCCTGCGCGTCTCTGACGAGGCCAGGCCGCTGCTCGAGGCCCTTCTCGGGGGCGTGCGCATCGTCGCCGACGCCGACGAGGCCATCCGCTCTCACGAGGCGGCCCCGGAGGCGGTCTACGTCACCCTCGACGGGGTCGTCGCGCTGCCCGACGGCCGCGTCCACGTCGGGACCGCCCCCTCCGGCGAGGCGGGCGCGCTCGAGCGCAAGCGTCGCATCCGCGAGCTGGAGGCCGGCATGGGGGCGCTCGAGGAGCGCCTCGCCGCTGCCGTCGACGCCGTCGCCGAGGCGGAGGAGCGCCTCGCGGGGGCGCGCGAGGAGTCCGCCGCGGCGAAGGGGGAGATCGCCCGGCTCCAGGCGGAGATCTCCTCGACGACGGCCGAGCGCGGTCGCCTGGAGGCGCAACTCGCGGGCGCCGCGTCCGAGCGCGCCCAGGTGACCAAGAGGCGCGAGGCGTCCGCCGAGCGGGCCACCGCCGCGCGGGCGCAGATCGAGGAGCACAGGTCCGCCGCCCGCGCCGCGCGCGAGCTGGCCGACGAGCTCGCGGGTCGCCTCGCCGAGCGCACCGCGGAGCACGAGGAGGCGGTGCGCGCCCAGGGCAAGGCGTCCAAGGAGCTCTCTGACGGGCGGCTCGAGCTCGCCATGACGAGCGAGCGCCGCGCCGGCCTCGAGCGCCGCGACCGCGAGCTCTCCGCCCGCGTCGCCGAGCTCGACGCACGCATCGACGCCACCCGTCGCTCTTCTCGCTCGCTCGAGGTCGTCCGCCTGCGCGTCGACCCGCTGCACGACCGCTACGACGCCATCCGCGAGCGCGCCCTGGAGTGGGCGGCGCGCCTGAAGGACCGCGCCTCGCTCGCCGAGGCGGACTCCGACTCGCTCAAGCGCACGATCGGCGATGCACGCGAGGCGGTGAGCGCGGCATCCGCCGAGCTCGAGGGGGCCCGCTCCGCGGCGACCGCCGTCAAGGTGGACCTCGGCAAGCTCGAGGTCCAGGTCCAGGGTGCCGTGAACGCCATCGTTGCCACGGGAGCCGTGCTCGACGAGGCGCTCGAGTGCCCGCCGCCCGAGGACAGGGAGGCGGCGGAGCGCCGCGCCGACTCCCTTCGCTCCCAGATCGAGTCCATCGGCCCGGTCAACGCCGTCGCGATGGACGAGTACCTGCGTCTCAAGGAGCGCTTCGACTACATCGACGAGCAGGTCCACGACCTCGAGGACGCCCGCGTGTCCCTGCGCAAGATCACCGCGGCCATCGACCGCAAGATGCGCAACCGGTTCCTCACCGTGTTCGAGCGCGTGAACGCCAACTTCTCGGAGATATTCGCGCTGCTGTTCCCGGGCGGCCAGGCGCACATCGAGATGACGGACCCCGACAACCCCTCGGAGACCGGTATCGAGATCGTCGCCCAGCCGCGCGGCAAGCGGCTCTCCAAGATGATGCTCATGAGCGGCGGGGAGAAGTCGCTCACGGCGCTGGCGCTGCTGTTCGCCGTCTACAAGGTGCGCACGGTACCGTTCTACGTCTTCGACGAGGTCGAGGCCGCGCTCGACGACTCGAACCTCTCCAAGCTGCTCGACGCAATCGAGCGGCTCAAGGCAACGACGCAGCTCATCGTGATCTCCCACCAGCGGCGCACGATGGAGCAGGCCGACGTGCTCTACGGCGTCTCCATGCAGGCGGACGGCGTGAGCCGCGTGGTGTCCCAGCGACTCGACCAAGAGACCGGAAAGGTGGTTGATGCGTAG